A DNA window from Aureibacter tunicatorum contains the following coding sequences:
- a CDS encoding glycosyltransferase: MSIYKGDSLPYIKESIKSVLHQTFSSFDFLIKIDGFISTEVNDYLNSIDDKRVNLFFRNENKGLAHSLNELIEYGLKKDYQFFIRMDADDISLPERFQKQIEFMESNLDIDCCGTWLKEIDEFENEFFEKKMPVTSDECKAFFKKRNCMNHPTVVIRRTFFEKAGLYPTNTILAEDMMLWTKGHELGLKFYNIPEYLILFRVTDSFYVRRRGVKYAYSILKNRIEINKRLGFGFDADIYAILNFVVKSMPPFIIKYLYKTAR; encoded by the coding sequence ATGTCGATTTATAAGGGAGACTCTCTTCCTTATATAAAAGAAAGTATTAAAAGTGTTCTTCATCAGACTTTTTCATCTTTTGACTTTTTAATTAAAATTGATGGTTTTATATCAACTGAAGTTAATGACTACTTGAATTCAATTGATGACAAACGAGTAAATTTATTTTTTAGGAATGAAAATAAAGGTTTAGCTCATTCTTTGAATGAATTAATTGAGTACGGTCTAAAGAAAGATTATCAATTTTTTATTAGAATGGATGCTGATGATATTTCACTACCAGAGAGATTTCAGAAACAAATAGAATTTATGGAGTCTAATTTAGATATTGATTGTTGTGGAACATGGTTGAAAGAAATAGATGAATTTGAAAATGAGTTTTTTGAAAAAAAAATGCCTGTTACTTCTGACGAGTGCAAGGCCTTTTTTAAGAAAAGGAACTGTATGAATCATCCAACTGTAGTAATTCGTAGAACTTTTTTTGAAAAAGCAGGCTTGTATCCTACAAATACTATTTTGGCTGAGGATATGATGCTTTGGACAAAAGGTCATGAATTGGGCTTGAAATTCTATAATATTCCAGAATATCTTATTCTATTTAGAGTAACAGACTCTTTTTATGTAAGAAGAAGAGGAGTAAAATATGCGTATTCAATTTTAAAAAATAGGATAGAAATAAATAAAAGGTTAGGTTTTGGTTTTGATGCAGATATATATGCAATATTGAACTTTGTTGTAAAATCAATGCCTCCTTTTATAATTAAATACTTATATAAGACAGCTAGGTAA
- a CDS encoding NAD-dependent epimerase/dehydratase family protein gives MKVCIVGGSGFIGSRLIKNIVESHSVVNIDKSQSSKFPEITYIGDIRNNEQFEDRLKDQDIVVLLAAEHRDDVSPKSLYYDVNVDATQNVLDAMDKHGVKNIIFTSSVAVYGLNKVNPDENHAIDPFNDYGKSKYQAEEVLRAWYNKDSNSRSLNIIRPTVVFGEENRGNVYNLLKQIATGKFLRIGHGQNKKSMAYVGNIIAFIEYLIDNVAEGTNEVYNYIDKPDLSMNELVSVVEKSMRKKVPSIRIPYSIGMLGGYCFDFLATVTGKKLPISSVRVKKFCATTQFDARKVHSSGFKAPFTLEEGLDSTLKSEFLGEQINEKVLV, from the coding sequence ATGAAAGTTTGTATTGTAGGAGGCTCAGGGTTTATAGGCTCTCGCCTTATTAAAAATATTGTAGAGTCACATTCTGTAGTTAATATTGATAAATCACAAAGTTCTAAGTTTCCAGAAATCACATATATAGGTGATATTCGTAACAATGAACAATTTGAAGATAGATTAAAAGATCAGGATATTGTTGTTTTACTTGCTGCAGAGCATAGAGATGATGTTTCTCCTAAGAGTCTTTATTATGATGTTAATGTTGATGCAACACAGAATGTACTAGATGCCATGGATAAGCATGGTGTGAAGAATATAATCTTTACGAGTTCAGTGGCAGTATATGGTTTGAATAAAGTTAATCCAGATGAAAATCATGCTATAGATCCTTTTAATGACTATGGAAAGTCAAAATATCAAGCAGAAGAAGTACTTAGAGCGTGGTATAATAAAGATTCTAACTCTAGATCATTAAATATCATAAGACCTACGGTAGTTTTTGGTGAAGAAAATAGGGGGAATGTATATAATCTATTAAAGCAGATTGCTACGGGTAAGTTTCTAAGAATAGGTCATGGTCAAAATAAAAAGTCGATGGCTTATGTTGGTAACATCATAGCTTTTATAGAGTATTTAATTGATAATGTTGCTGAGGGAACTAATGAGGTTTATAATTATATCGATAAACCTGACTTAAGTATGAATGAATTGGTGTCTGTGGTTGAGAAAAGTATGAGGAAGAAAGTGCCTAGTATCAGAATTCCATATTCTATTGGAATGTTAGGAGGATATTGTTTTGATTTTTTAGCCACAGTAACAGGAAAGAAGTTACCCATTAGTTCTGTACGTGTAAAAAAGTTTTGTGCAACTACACAATTTGATGCTAGAAAGGTTCATTCAAGTGGCTTTAAAGCTCCATTTACCTTAGAAGAGGGATTAGATAGTACTTTAAAATCAGAATTCTTAGGTGAACAAATAAATGAGAAAGTCTTGGTTTGA